The sequence gtgagaagaagagacttctttaagaaaaattaaatatcttgCTGTCATTTGCAAACATTTTCTAATGTATAATTGCTCTGTGTAGAGGGAGGTGGAGATTTTAATGTTTCTCAGTGCTATTGTCATGATGAAGAACCGCAGAGCCAGtaagtttaaatgcattaaatttgaTTGCATTCAGATTACACACAtaagatattaataatatttatattgatgcatgctgttttttttttttttaatgtaaggattgatctttctctctttgtctctcagTAACACTGGAGCAGCACATAGGGAATATATTTCTCTTCAGTAAGGTGGCGAACGTGGTGCTGTTTTTTCGAGTGGATCTCAGACTCGGCCTTCTCTATCTCACGCTGTGTGTGGGTAAATACATGATGGGAAACATGGAAATATGATTGCACAATAGTCAAGAGTGAAAACTGTGATTCATACAATAACAACTGTTCTGTGTGTTCTCGATGCAGTGTTTCTGATCACATGTAAACCACCGATCTACATGGGCCCTGAGTACATCAAATACTTCAGTGACTCAACTATAGATGTTAGTAAAACaagtattaaaggaatagttcactccaaaatgaaaggccatccaagatgtagatgagctaAACTAATAATTGTgcatgtttttctatgtaatgTCAGGAAGAGCTGCAGAGGGACAGTCGTGTGTCATGGATTGTTGAGTTTTATGCTAATTGGTCTCCGGAGTGTCAGTCATTTGCACCCATTTTTGCTGACCTGTCACTTAAGTAAGTCACAATAACATACACTTGTACTCTCACACTTCTTTATGAGGTTAaaggggaagtccacttccagaacaacaatttacaaataatgtactcacccccttgtcatccaagatgttcatgtctttctgtcttcagtcgtaaagaaattatggtttttgaggaaaacatttcaggatttttcttcatataatgcaacatcctattaggttctgtactggaattagttcacctgtttcgagtcgttcgttcatcttatggggcgtcacgtgatgaacgaatgactcaaacctgaaaacttgtcagataagaggtgaggtgagctaatcatagactaaagacccaggtaaacaatgaatgaatcttttctgtttcttatagcattatatttttttcttgtttgtagtgtgatcaatgtttgtgtaagcagtagatgtgttagggaagtaacacgtaacattttaattatattttgctaaaatgacaaaatgactcgaaagaagatttgctgaacgagactcaaaggtccgagtctgtaaaatgatccgaacttcccatcacttcTACGAATcccgtctaagttcatcgtctgtgtactccggctcaaaaagatagagtatggcgaaaaactccatcttcttttctcctacaacttcagaattgtccgacatcgttgtaccgttttgtttgtaaacaaagtTTGACTGACTTGCACTttctttgcgcattcgctttgtaaacactgggtctgtagttccacgtgacctttcgaggtgattcaatagtacgtagtgtcgtgaacgcgcatcccagaacctgctACACAAGCATTTGTGCCTAATAAGTATAcagagttttatttttattagataagacccttcttcctcggctgggatcatttagagtctttaaagctgcatttaaactacattttggaagttcaaaatcggggcaccaatgaagtccattatatgaagaaaaatcctgaaaccacaatttctttacgactgaagaaagaaagacatgaacatcttggatgacaagggggtgagtaaattatttgtaaattgttgttctcgaaagtggacttctcctttaatgacttTGACTATGCTCACCAGGTATAACTGCTTAGGCCTCAAATTTGGAAAAGTCGACATTGGACAATATGGAGCAGTCGCTGAAAGGTAACTCCTTTTCTCTAGTGTCTTCCTCTCAacctcaaaatattaatttaacaacagtTAAGGAATATATAATGCCTTTCTAGTTATGTTTAACTTTGCAGTCCTGTTCTCTCATTACAGGTATAAGGTAAACCCTTCACCGCTCTGTAAGCAGCTGCCCTCCCTGTTGCTCCTGCAGGGTGGTCGAGAACTCCTGCGCCGTCCTCTAGTGGACAACAAGGGAAGAGCCATTGGGTGGAGTTTCACTGAGGTAAAGTGCTTCAAAAACTCTATAGCGTTTCATATATTTAGCTTTAACTATGTGTATTCACAAATGTTGTGTAAAAGAATTTGCAGATCACTCTTCTGAATTTGGGTGATAAAAGCACCTCTAGGCAATTATAAGTTACTAAACACTATGATGTATAGCTGTGAAATACTACGTCCTCATCATATGCTGTGACCTTCAGTAACTGTTGATTCTGGAAGTCTGAGTCCGGGGAGTGAATTTCGAGGGGGGACGGCGTTCATTTCCAACtagttacacatttttttaaattatttctacaAGGTATATTTCTACAATTATAAAAGTGATTTCTACATTTATCCATTCAAAAGACTACGAAAGTGATCTCAGTTCTGCATATAAATGCATCGCAATGTAGATTAAAAACGTACCAGAATATTTGTGTCTATGGTTTGCTGCGCAATACTGTCTTTTGCCATAATACCTGCAGACTGCAGCCAATGG comes from Labeo rohita strain BAU-BD-2019 unplaced genomic scaffold, IGBB_LRoh.1.0 scaffold_1280, whole genome shotgun sequence and encodes:
- the tmx2a gene encoding thioredoxin-related transmembrane protein 2-A produces the protein MSLIRGLVSTLYHLPKVYKWFYRPYYFLSLLMSLAFVIVRSCPGLCEHLPSQREDANSCAFDWREVEILMFLSAIVMMKNRRAITLEQHIGNIFLFSKVANVVLFFRVDLRLGLLYLTLCVVFLITCKPPIYMGPEYIKYFSDSTIDEELQRDSRVSWIVEFYANWSPECQSFAPIFADLSLKYNCLGLKFGKVDIGQYGAVAERYKVNPSPLCKQLPSLLLLQGGRELLRRPLVDNKGRAIGWSFTE